CATTCTTCGTCCATCCGGCAAGGGCCACCATCACCGCCGACACAGCCAAAAACCGCAGGTCCTTCCTGTCCTCGATCCAGGCCAGGAGAAAGACGGCGCTCGCGAAGTAGTAGAAAGCTAGCGGCAACTCCTGATAAGCGTTGGCCGCGTAAGAATTAAACATCGGAATGCTTGCCAGCAGGAATGTGAAGACGAGCGCGTATGTACGGCTAGCGAAGCGCCTTATGGCGAAATATAGAACCGAGAGTATTCCCAGAAAGAATAACGGAAAGATGATCTTGACCAATTGGTCGTTCAGATTCCGCATTGCCAGATACATAAAAGTTTCGGTAAGCGGTATGTTCAGCGGATAGTCCGGATGCGGAAAACCGTGGACAAGGCTGGGAAAATAAGTATCGGGTATAGCCTTAGCCAGAAAAAATATCTTCGACTTTATAGCATATATGGCTACAGCATCATAAGCCTCAATAGGCTTGATGAGCGCTCTGAAAAAAGCATATACCACCTCAAGCGTTATACCTGACGCCAGAAAGATATTCAAAAATCGATTTTTCTCATCGCTTACCGGAGGCTGATCGGCAAAGATAAACCTGCTGCCGGACTTTACATACCGGTACGCATTTATCGCTACAAGAAAAGCCCACGGAATCAATATTCCGGAGATGCTGAACTTCAGGCCAAGTAAATAAAATAGGAGCATCTCGAGAGATATGAATCCGACTCCCAAGGCATACGAGATGAAAGCCGTTTCTGTAAGATATAGCCTATTGAACCCTCCGGCGATCAAATACAGGATGTTAAACCCTATAAATGCGGCGGTTATTAAGACAGTGGCTAAACTGATAAGTTCCAAAGGCGTTATTCCTTTACCTTACTCTCTTCATAGTGTATGATTTCGCATCTATAACAAAATCCGGATCGGCACTCCTGAGGCGAGGATAGAGATAATAGACCGCTCTCCTCGATTCCATGTCGCCCTCTTCTAGGCCTTCGATCTTATATGTGCTATTTTCAGGCATCTTCGATTTGCAGTAGACTAAAAATTCGTATAGCTTGTCACCAGTAACGTAAGCATGTTTACCCTCGAGGGTCCTCGTTAAGAGAGCCTTGTAGTCATTGATATTCTTCTTCACGAATAGCTCTCTCGCAAAAAAGCCTATCCAGAGTGCAACCCAGGCGGCGAAAAACGCTTTTAAGATTGCTTCGGTCACTTCGTTCCCTCGCAATGACATTAACTTGCCACTATCCAGCGCACAAAGCGCCGGGCTAAAAATCCGAAATGTTTTACCGACTGTATCGACTTCAGCTGGTACAGTATGATATGCGACCTCAAATAAAATTTAGCGAAGGCCAGGCGGTGCAGGCTCTTCAGCTCTTTTCTTGTTATTCCACGAGGCACGTAAGCGGCATTTGTAAAATAAAACCGTTCCCAGTCCACATCCTTTAATTCTCCGCTCGCCAATAGCTTTTCATAGCTCTCCGTTCCGGGAAACGGCAGATATGTGAAAAAGTTGGCCCTCTTGAGCGGAAGCTCCACGGCGAAATCTATGGTCTGTTTGATAGTCGCCACTGTCTCGTCGGGAAATCCCAGTATGAAGAAGCCCGCTATATCTATGCCCGCCCTGTCGATCCTGTTAACGCATTCCCTTATCTTGGCCACGGTGATATTTTTTTTCATGGCTCTTAGTACTTCATCCGAGCCGGACTCGATCCCAAGCGATATCATGTATAGCCCCGTCTCTTTCATCAGGGCCAGAAGCTCATCATCGAGCGCGTCCATCCTGACGCCGTTAGGGACGGCCCATGTCATGCCCAGATCCAGCTCCTTCAGCTTCCGTAAAAGATCCTTCGCATACTCTTTATCCATCGTAAAATTGTCGTCGATTATATGGAATTCCTTTATTCCGAAATCTTTATTGAGCATCTTTATCTCGCCCAGAACGTTATCGATGGACCTGCGACGTATCTTCCTTCCGGAGACTATCTTGCCGGCGCAAAATGTGCAGGAATAGGGGCAGCCTCTCGTAACCATGATGGGCGCTATCGGAAACTGCTTAAAGAAAGCGCCATGCTGCGACTCCGGATACTCCTGTGGCTTTATAAGATCCCAGGCCGGAAGCCCAAGGCTATCCAGGTCATCCACGATTATCTTAGGATTTATCTTTATAGCGCCGCCTTCCCTGAATCCGAGGCCCGGTATTCCGGAGAAATCCTTTGGCCCCTTCTCGACCGCGTTCACAAGCTGAGGGAATCCTTTCTCCGCCTCGCCGACAAATAGAAAATCGAGGTCCTTCTCGGCCTTGAGCGTTGCCTCCGGCAGGGCCGAAGAGTGCGGCCCACCTATTACGGTCACGATATCTTTATTGAGGTTTTTTGCCGCGCGGAGCGCCAGCCTTATGAACGGAAGGTCGAACGTATAACATTGCAGCCCGAGGATATCCGGGTTATGCTCTTTAAGGATAGGCACAAATTTATCGATCGTGAGATTATCCTTGATGCAGTCCAGGAGCATTACATCATGCTCTTTCCTGATCGCGCTCGCCAGGTATCCCAGGCCGAGAGACGGCTGGATATGATCGCTCTGATTATAAGGCTTAACCAGAAGTACTTTCATGAGCTCAGTTAACAAACCTGTATTTAATGATCGCCCAGAGCGCGCCGAAACCGTGTTTCCAGGATATCTTCTTCCCTTCGGCATAACTTCTGCCGTAATAGGATATCGGCATCTCATAAATCCTCAAGGACTTATCCTTCAGGATCTTCGCGGTAAGCTCGGGCTCGACCGAAAAATCGTTCGACTTTATATCTATACCATCTATGACCTTCTTTCGGAACATCTTATAGCACGTCTCGATATCTGATAATGTGGAGTTATATAAGAAGTTCATCATGAACGTAAGGAAGCTGTTCCCTATCTTGTGCCAGAACATATGCACACGCTGCGGCTTGCCGCCCGACAGCCTGGAGCCGTAGACAACATCGGCCATACCATCCTCTATCGGAGCAGCCATCTCCACAAACTCGTTCGGATCGTACTCGAGGTCCGCATCCTGCACGGTGACTATCTCGCCTGTAGCAGCCTTAAAGCCCGTCCGCAATGCCGCGCCTTTGCCGCTATTCTTTTCATGGAGCACTACTTTCACTCTGGGATCAGCTGCGACTTTCGCCAGGACATCTCTCGTGCCGTCCGTGGACCCGTCATCGACTATTATCAGCTCTTTCACCATGTCGAGCTTCAACACTTTATCCATTATCTTCGTGACCGTATTCTTTTCGTTATAGACGGGCATCACGACCGACAGGATCTTCTCTCGCATAATTCACGTCCTTTTAATTAAAATACTTTCGATTTCCGCTCTAAAAGCGTTAACAGGCTCTCCTTATCCGGGCCGACGATAACGTCCGCGCCGTGCAGGCTCTTTGTGATATTCAACAGCCTTCCGAAGGATCTATTATCCGTCAACAGGACCTCAACTTTCTTCTTCTTTTTACGCTTCAGTATCTTGTATATCGACGCAACGCCGAACAGCAAGGGGTTGACATCCACCCGCCTTATATCAAAATGATCGATGGTTACGGGCCAATTCAACCCTTTCTTCAGGAATATCATGATCTGATGCCCATGTCTCGCCACGCTTGTAGCGATCTCATCGGCCTTCTCATTGGACAACGGCCCGTCTATGAAATATCCTACCCTCACATGCCTTCCCCACCGCTCAAAAAATATTTTCTCGTTATCACTGAAGAGGTCTTTGTTATTCTTCAAAGTCCTGAAGCTCACATTTTCCTTATGATATACGTACGCCGCCTTGGCGCGTGCCGTCTTATAACCGAGTGCCTGCGCTCTCTTGCAGTAATCCGTATCGTCAAAGTATCCGACATGGTAGATCTCGTCGAGGAGGCCGACGCGCTTGATCGCTTCTTTGGTGACCAGCATGCAGAAACCGCGGCATGTGTAGAGTTCCTGTATCTGTCCTTTGAACCCCTTCAAGGTGAGAGCATACTCATCTATCGACCTTTCTCCCGGGAACTGCCCGGACGTATTACTCGACGGGTTCAATAGTCCGATGGACGGGTTCGCCTCAATAACGTCCACCATCTCTTCGAGCCAGCCGGATGCGGCGATCGTATCGTTATTCATGATGCACAGGTAAGGCGCGTCCGAAACGACCACGCCCTGGTTCACCGCCTTTACGAATCCTAGGTTCTTATCGTTCCGTATCAATAGAAGGTCCAGGCCCTTATTCTCTTTAAGGCCCGAGAGATAGCTTTCGGTCGGGGCCTCGCTTCCGTTATCGATGACTATGAGCCTGTAAGGATAATTCGTATTCTTCAATATCGAATCTATGCACTCGCGCGTCACTTCGAGCTGATTCCAGACGGGAATTATAATATCGCACTTACTCATCTTTCTTCACAAGCTCCCAGTACTTCGCCCATTTTAAAAAATTGATGAACGCGAACAGGATCCCGAAGATAAGCCCGTAAATGCCTTCTTTATACCCCTGTTTCTTCACATAAGACTTCCAGAATATTTTGAATGTCTTGTTCACAAGGGCCTTCTTTATCAGGCGCTCGCTTAATATGCCTTCAGTTTCGAGCATCTTTTTGGCCGCGATACCGGCATACCTGTTCTGCCTTTGAACAAATTGATCGATCGAATCGAATGGATAATGATTTACATCAGCGTCGATCACGCCCATAGCGCCTTCATATACCGGCACCTCATGAACTTCACCTTTGTACTTAACATGTTTCCTATTAACCAGGTTGGGTATGTAATGATGGAACCCGCCATGGTCCATCGAGTGGCCTAAGAAGAAGTTTCTCCTCCTGAATTTATAAATTACTACATCTTCGTTTCCGGAGAGTGCCTTCTCCAGCTTCTTCCTGAAACTATCCGTAACGACGTCATCGGCGTCTATATGGAGAACCCAATCGTGCTTCGCATTATCGTTGCCTACATTCCGCTCATCGGCGAATGATCCGGAAAATTTATGATCGACTACGCGAGCGCCTAGCGACTTCGCTATCTCAATGGTCTTGTCCGTGCTGAAACCGTCAACCACGACTATATCATCCGCCCAGATGACGTTCTCAAGGCACTTGGCAATACGCTTCTCTTCGTTCTTAGTGATAATCGCTACAGTGATCTTAATCTTTTCCATGACAGCAGCAGCAACTCTCCTTCTTAGGTTCATTGTCGAGCATCTCTTTATACTTCACGTAACTCATAAATTGATATAGCGCGCCCGCCCACGAAATAGTAAATCCCAGGAGGCCGTCTTTGAACCCGCCCTTCTGTACATACCCTTTCAGAAATCGCGAGAGGCCTTTGCGGTACATCTTTATAAAATTAATATTACGGCGCTCCTTATACCACTTCTTTGCCTCGAGCGTTGTCTGGTTATTTATGCTTACAAAGAAATCATGAAAATCCCTGTAAGAATAATGAATGATATCCTTCTTGAGATGGCCGCACGTGCCGTCGATAAATACCCTTGGGTGGACCTCCGCTTCCTCATATTTGAAGAAACGCTTATCGAAGAGCCTGACCTTCGCGGCAGGATACCAGCCGCTATGCCTTATCCACCTCTTACCCAGATATGACTTAATGGGTATGGTATAGGCCTTATCTTTCATCTCGCCTTTCAATAGATTCGTAATCTCTTCGGCGAGCTCCGGAGTAACGCGCTCGTCCGCGTCCAGGCTGAGCACCCAATTGTTCTTCGCGAGCGAGTAGGCGTAATTCCTGTGTTTGCCCTCTATGTCCATCTTACGGCTGAACACTTTGTCCGTAAACCCTTTGGCTATCTTCACGGTATCATCAGTGCTGGCATCGTCGAGGATTATGATCTCATCCGCCCATGACGCGCTCTCGAGACAGGCCGCTATGTTATCCTCTTCATTCTTCGTGATCACTACAATTGAGACAGGCGCTTTACCGGGCATCTTAATAGTACCTCACTTTCGCTTTATGGATAAATGAAAGGGCATCTAAAAACTTCCAGAATTTCTGGCCTCCTACGAATATCTCGCTGAAACGCTTCTTCTTCGTCAGTATCTTGAACGCCGTATTCATATAAAAATTATTCTTATCCGCCGTCACCATAGTTATATTGGAATGGACGGGCATCTTCACTTCGTCTTTAGCGAAGAACCATACCCAGTTACCGTCCCTGGCAAGCTTGATGGAATCCATCTCCAGCCTCTTCAGGATATTGACGTCGTAAAGGTCGAGAATATAAGCGATCCTTTTGGGCTTGCCCCACCTGAACTCGAATATCTCTTTATTCCTGTTAAAATCTTCATCAAACGTCTTCACCTTTCCAAAGGAAGAGCTCTCCCTGTGATATACATATGCGCCGCATGCCCTGACGCACCTGTATCCTTCTTTGACGGCTTTACGCGAGAAGTCTGTATCCTCGAAATTGCCCATCCCGTATATCTCGTCAAAGAGTCCTATCTTTCTTATTAACTCGCGTTTGATCAGCATGCAGAACCCTATCGCCGCGCCGAGTTCCACAGATCGGCCGGAAAGCCGCCTGATCTTTTCGGCATAGAGGTCCACCGGTTCCCCATCCGCCGGCTTCTGGCCCAGATTATTGCTCGACGGATTCACTATCCCTATATCGGCCGAACTGTCGGCGACAGCTATCATCTCCTTTAGCCAGTCTTTTGTAACGATCGTATCGTTATTCAGAAGGCAGAGGAATGGGGCCTCCGAAGCGGTCATGCCCTGGTTAACGGCCCTCACAAAACCTAAATTTTCACTATTCCTGATCAGTCTAAGCGGCAGCTCGCCGGATGCCTTGAGGCCTTCGAGATAATTTACGGTCTCCTCGCCGCTTGCGTTATCTATTACAATGAGCCCGTATTCACCGGGCGTATTCTTCCTGATCGAATCTATGCAATCTTTCGTAAAAGAGAGCTGATTCCAGACCGGTATTATTATATCACACTTCATCTCGTATCCTTAGCCGCCGAATCGGCTATTTGGCAGACTCTATCCGCCCCTCTTTCGACATCGACGCAATGCACCGCCGGGCAGTCTCCGGATAATTTCATGGCGACTCCGGGGTTGTCGACGAACACCAGGTTATAGCGCTTAGCCTCTTTTTTAATAGAATTTATAAATAAGGTAAGCGATAATAACGCTCCCGGAAAGATTTTCGGGAAGATCCTCTCCCTTATATTTATGTGCCGTATTCCCAGAGGTTCGGCCAAATTCCATAAATAGACTATGTGCTGCCGTCTTGCAAGAAGGAGAAGCACATCTTTAAGGCGCTCCTTGTCCAAAGTTTTCGTAACTATAAAGACTATCCTGAGCCTCCTGCCCCATTTCGAATAAAATAACTGTTTATTCTTTTCGTGAAGCTCCCGCCGGGCTTTGTCTTTAAAAACGGTTGAAAATGTAGAATCCCTAATGTGCTCGACCACTATGTCATTGGCGCGAATACACCGAAAATTAGCGCGTATAGCTCTGACCGAGAAATCGTCATCATCATAATATCCCAGGCCGTATGCCTCATCCAGGCCGCCTATCTTGTCGATGACCGCCCTCTTTATCAGAACGCAGTAGCCCCTGCAAAAATCTATCTCGATATAAGGATATCTTTCCGCAATAGCGGCGTTCTTGGTCTCAAAACGCGGGTTCACGAGCCCGGCGCCGGGGTTCGCTTCGACGGCCGCTATCAACTTATAGAGCCATCCGGGCGTTCTCACGACCGTATCATTGTTCATAATGCAGATATAAGGGCCCGACGACATATTTATTCCCTGGTTGACGGCCTTTACCCATCCGAGGTTTGTCCCGTTCCGTATAAGCACGGAATTTCTATTCGTCCTGACAAACTCTTCCAGACACTTTCTTGTCTCTTCGCCGCTCGCGTTATCGATCAGTATCAAATGATACGGCGTATCGGAATTATTGACGATGCTCTCCAGACAGTTCTTTGTAAGCGCGGCCTCGTTGAATACCGGTATTATGATGTCGACCGTCCTATCTGCCATCGCGTGTCTCTTTTACAGCCAAAGCGGTTTTTCGGCCTTCTTCCAGCCAATCGCACGCGCGTTTCAGCGAAGGCGGTTTTATTACAGACGATCCGGTCATTTTTGCTATAGGATAAACAAGCCCGCCAGCCTTATCTTCGAAGGAGACTATAGCATCGAATCTCTTATCCTTCATACGTTTACGCAACCTCTCGATCATTTTCCCTGAGATTGTGAGATCGAATAATAACCGGGGGAGATTAAAATAGTCTATCCTTATATTCTGGTGCGGCGCAAGGCTCTTTTCCCTCATCGTCCCTTCTATTAATTTTCTTATCGCGTCTTCGCCTTGCGCGGAATTGATCCATAGATGGACCCAGGACCATTCCCTGGCGAGGCCGTAGACATACTCTGTCAGCCCTGATATCTCGGCGCGATCGAGCGTATTGAGCGAGGATAAGACGCCTATGCGGAGATGCTTCCCCCACTTATCGTAATAAATCTTTTGGTTTCTCTTCACCCACTCTTCCCTGTTACCGGCCTTATCGAAGGAGGCATGAATGCGGTGGTAGACATAGGAGTCACGTATGGAGACAGACCTGTATCCCGCCTTATGGGCCCTTATCGAGTAATCTGTATCATCGTAGCCGCCTATGCCGAAAGCCTCATCCAGAACGCCTATCTTATCTATCAGCTCCCTTTTCACGAGCATACAGAAGCCCTGGCACTGGTTCATCTCCATATACTCGCCCTTATAGCGCTCGAGCGTCCGCGCATAAGCGTCGACTGAAGCATCGCTATGGCCGCCGCACTGGGGGTTTATAAGACCGACATCGGGATGGGTCTCGGCAAACTCCACCATACTCTCTAACCATCCGGGAGCCGGGATCGTATCATTGTTCATCATGCAAACGTAAGGAGCGCTGGAGATCTTAAGTCCCTGGTTAACCGCCTTTATATATCCGGCGTTCCCCTTATTTCGTATAAGCACCGTCTTATCCGGGTTATCAGAGGCAAACTTGCGCAGGTACTCTTCCGTATCTTTCTCGCTTGCGTTATCGATAAGAATAAGCCTGTAAGGATAGCGGGTATTTCGTAAGATATGCTCCAGGCAATCTTTGGTGAAAGATAACTGGTTCCAGACAGGGATGATTATGTCGCACTTCATACTGCCACCCCCAGCCTCTTCTTGAATTTTATAATGTGCTTCTTTAACTTCCGCTCCACCGTATGGTCGATCTTTCTCTTTATCTTAACCGATAGCGGCACTTTCTTTGATTCTTCAAGAACCCCTTTCAGGAAAACATAATCTATCCCCTTTATCTTTGGGCTGTCCGGGGAGCGGGAATAATCGTTATGGCTCTTTATGAGAGATATACCTTCTTCTTCGCAATATTTATACAGATCGCTGCCGGGATGCGGCGTGAAGAAAGCGGGGCTCGCCCTATAAGGCTTTATCTTTCGTATCATTTTAAGGGTATCAAGAGCCTCTCTCTTAGTCTCGGTCGGAATACCCAGCATATAATTCGCCCAGACGCGGACGCCGTATCTCTTACATATAGCCGCCGCCTTGTAATTCTGTTCGGTCTTTGTCCCCTTCCTTAAGAAATTCAACACCCTCTGGTTCCCGCTCTCGAATCCTATCAGGAACATTACGAGCCCTGAGCGGGCCATCCTCTTCACCATATCCTCGTTCCTGCATATTATATCGGCCCTGGACTGGCAGATGAATGGCCGGCCGAACCTGTTCTTTTTATACTCATCGCAGAAATCCATTACCCATTTTCTGTTTTCGGTAAGGCAATCGTCATGGATCATCAGGCTCTGAAAATTCGATCTTTCGCGCAAGAGCTTCAATTCATCCATAACGTTCTTTACGCTCCGCCTTCTGACCTTGGAGCCGAATATGATCCTCTCGGCTGGCTGGCAAAAACTGCAATTGTAGATACAGCCTCTGCCGGCTATTATCGTGACAAAAGGTATCCTGAGGAAATGGTCTATCGGCATTTCTCCGGCGGCGAATATCTCCCTGTCGGCGAAGGGAAGGCTGTCCAGGTCCGGCTTCACGCCTCTTATTATTCGATCGGCCGTCTTCCCTGACTCCAGGTCCTTGAGCAGTTCGACGAAGCTGATCTCTCCTTCGCCGAGCACTATATGGTCTATGCCGGGGTTCTCTTTAACTTCTTCAAGCGCAAGGTTCGGATGCGGTCCGCCAACTACCACTTTTATATTCCTATCTATCTCTTTTACTATAGCAATGGCCCGGGTAACCGTCTCATAGTCGACGCTCATCATCGTAAAGCCGACCACCTGAGGCATAGAGGCCTTAACCTTCTCCTTAAATTCATCCCAGGACGCAAGCTGCCTCAAATCTATAAGGCTCACTTCGTGAGCGGCCTTCTTGACGGAACTGGATATCGAAGCCAGACCATGATTTATCCATACAAGTTTAAACCTCTCTCCGGACCGGTTAAAACCCGTTTCGGCTATTCCCGCGAATACCAGCAATACCTTCATAGGATCATGCGCCTTTCGATAAAAATCTGCCCGCCGCCTCCAGCACTTCATCAGCCTTTATGGACTTAAGGCACGACCTATCTTCGCAGATCTTGTATTTAAACTTTTTATAGCAGGGCCTGCAGGGGATGTCGCCTTTCGATATGACAATATGATCTTTGGACATCGGATACGGCCCGTATATATTTTCATCTACGGGCCCGAATATCGACACCGTATTCAACCCTAAGCCCACCGCCATATGCAGCGGACCGCCGTCATTGGTTATGATAAGCTTGCACCTGTTGATCAATCCTAGAAAATTCCTGAGGTTCGTTTTGCCGCAGGCCATTATAGCCTTGCTTTTTATCTTACTTTGGATATTATCACATATCTCTGTTTCGTGAGAATCGCCCAGAAGCACCACTTTAGCGCCGTAACGCTCCGCCAGGCCGTCGCACACCTTCGCGAATCCGTCGCTATCCCAGCGCCTGTGGCGCGCGTCGGCCCCCCAGCTCGCGCCGCATCCGGGTATCACGCCTATCAAAGAATCGCTCTCGGTAACACCGTTAGCTTTCAGGAAGTCGTTTGCCCAGGCAATATCTTCGTTCGTTATATAGACTTTGGGGCTTGGTTTAAGATCCCTTATATTGATATCCAGAAATTTCAATATATCGCAGTAATATTCCACGACATGTTTTTCGTTGAAACCGTCTATATCTATCTTACGGGTAAGGAACCGGCCTCTCTTCCTGTAATTAAATCCGAATCTTTCCCGTATCCCTATAAGACCTAAGAGCAGGCTATACTGGTACCCCAATGAAAGATCGATGGCGATGTTGAATCTTTCCCGCATAAGGGTCATCAGGAAGTCCCAGATCAGTCTAAGACATCCCATCTTCGACCGCTCCCATGCTTTCCTGTAATCGTCTTTCTCGTATATAAAAAACTTATCGATCTTCGGGTTTGATCTTATGACCTCGTAAGATCTCTTATTACAAACGTAGCCTATAAAGCAGTCGCGATATCTGCTTTTCAATATCTCTACAAGCGGAGTAGAGAATAGGACATCTCCGATGCCAAAGGGATTTATAATAAGGATCTTTTTAATCTTCATAAGCCGGTGGTCTTGGATACCCTGATAATTGCGAGACTTGTACCTATGGCAAACCAGAAGAGGGTCGCCAGATTCAGAGAATATAGATTGGTGTCAAAGAAACTATGAACCAGAAAAGCGAAGACGCCGATAGATATACCCCAGAGAGCCGTCCGGTAAAAATCGTCTTTGATGACCTTTAACTCTTTTATAACCGCCCGGAAATATAAAATAATTAGAAATAGGAATCCGGCCAGCCCCACAACTCCAGTATCCGCCGCCATCTGCAGATAACAGTTATGGGCATAGCTCCCTTTCTTGCCTTTCCATTCGTCATTCCTGTATTTCATAAAGTTAACGAAGAAAGTATTAAGTCCGTTACCTATCACAGGATGTTTGACGAATATCTGATAGGAAGTGCCAAGCATACTGACTCTGTCGCTGATGCTGCCCGTTGCGAATATAGCGCGCGTCATCTCGGTCTTGACCAGAACGGAGGCGGAAAGGACCAGGACAAGCAGGAGCACTATCCATATCTTGCGTTTTGAAAACGCCAGATATAACATGGATATGCCCAAGCCTATCCAGGCGCCTCTGGCCTTGGCCAGAAAAAAAAGATAGAACAATGCTGCCGATGCAAATCCCGTCAAATATCTGAGCACGGACCTCTTCATATCGAATAATGTGACACAGGCAATAGGCAGGAGCATCAGCAATATCCATGCCGCCAAATCGTTCGGATATGGAAAACACGCCGTAGGATACCCTCTGAAGAATCCTGCTCCATCGAAAATCGGACGCATACTGAAAGAAGGATAATTATGCAGCAGATCATATCCTGTGGTGTAGTGCTGGACAAGGCCATCGATCGTTATTATCGCGATGGATAAAAATGCTACCGTCAAAAGATCCTTCAGCCGTTCCTTAGTCCTTATGGTGTCTGCCATCACAATACACAAAAATACGTATTTTAAAACTTTTGTAAAAAATGCTTTTATGCTGAGAGACGGATAAGCGGTATTAAAGAAAGAGGGTAGGATAGCGATAACAAATATTGCCAGGCCGATGCCCATCTCTATTTTTGCCGCCTTCACGTCCCGATTCAATAACTTTTGGGCTATCCACACAGCTATCGCGATCGTTATGCCAATTTCTGATATTGATTTTGAAAAAGGCGCGGCGAAGACTACCGCATAGAGGCACCATTTTATCGTTTCACTAAAAATTATATCCAATCGCTCTCTATTATTCAAAATCCCTCTTTCCTTTATTCCTGCCAAATCTACCCGTATCTACGAAAGCGAGCCTTACTCCCAGCGTCACCATCAAAATGATAACACATCCGATCAGCACGAGAGCCGATTTAAGCGGCAGCCTTTGCACCAGCAGAGCCGATAGCCCGAGCACTACGCATATACCGTATATAGCTATAACGGTTCTTCTCTTCCTGAATCCCAGAAGAGCTATCCTATGCGACGAGTGGTCACGGCCGCCCTGGAATACGGAGCGTCCCTCGATCGATCTCATCACAGTGACGAGTATGGTGTCGAATATAGGGTAAGCCAGTATAAGTATCGGCATAGCAAGTGACGTGGTAAGAAATCTTGTGCTCCAGCTTCCCATTACAGCGAGCGCCGCCAGCACAAAACCTAACACCAGGCTTCCCGTATCTCCCATAAATATGCTCGCCTTTGGGAAATTGTGCCTCAAAAAACCGAGGCCGGCGCCTGCGAGAGCAAACGCTATGATCGCTACGTCTATCTGATTACTCGTGCACATGACAATCCCGAAGAATACCGAAGCTATCACGGCTATTCCCGCCGAAAGGCCGTTCATGTTATCCAGAAGATTAAACGCATTGGTGATGCCAACTATCCAGAAGTATGTAAACAGTGTATCAAGATAGTAATTATGCAGAAAGTCCACCCTGACTCCTGACTTGATCACTATCATCGCCGCAAGAAATTGGCCTAGTAATTTTACCTCGGGCATCATCCCCATCCTGTCGTCTACAAGGCCGACGATCAGCAGGAATGTGGCTC
The genomic region above belongs to Candidatus Omnitrophota bacterium and contains:
- a CDS encoding MraY family glycosyltransferase codes for the protein MLRIKNVIEIFVLTTVISYIITPVIKNIAIKLKYIDHPKINKVHAHPTALLGGVAIYLSFIAGLITTIGFTLDIKLVSIITGATFLLIVGLVDDRMGMMPEVKLLGQFLAAMIVIKSGVRVDFLHNYYLDTLFTYFWIVGITNAFNLLDNMNGLSAGIAVIASVFFGIVMCTSNQIDVAIIAFALAGAGLGFLRHNFPKASIFMGDTGSLVLGFVLAALAVMGSWSTRFLTTSLAMPILILAYPIFDTILVTVMRSIEGRSVFQGGRDHSSHRIALLGFRKRRTVIAIYGICVVLGLSALLVQRLPLKSALVLIGCVIILMVTLGVRLAFVDTGRFGRNKGKRDFE
- a CDS encoding O-antigen ligase family protein, with product MNNRERLDIIFSETIKWCLYAVVFAAPFSKSISEIGITIAIAVWIAQKLLNRDVKAAKIEMGIGLAIFVIAILPSFFNTAYPSLSIKAFFTKVLKYVFLCIVMADTIRTKERLKDLLTVAFLSIAIITIDGLVQHYTTGYDLLHNYPSFSMRPIFDGAGFFRGYPTACFPYPNDLAAWILLMLLPIACVTLFDMKRSVLRYLTGFASAALFYLFFLAKARGAWIGLGISMLYLAFSKRKIWIVLLLVLVLSASVLVKTEMTRAIFATGSISDRVSMLGTSYQIFVKHPVIGNGLNTFFVNFMKYRNDEWKGKKGSYAHNCYLQMAADTGVVGLAGFLFLIILYFRAVIKELKVIKDDFYRTALWGISIGVFAFLVHSFFDTNLYSLNLATLFWFAIGTSLAIIRVSKTTGL